CTTCAAAATTCAGCGGAAGCAAAGAAAGTTAGGTGGGGATCAACTGCCCGTAAATGCCCGATTGGTGCGGGCTAATAATCAGTGGGGATGAACAAAACCCACACTGATTAAAGTTTCACTTTATTATCTTTGACAAAAATATGTCATGTCGTGAAATTTTATTTCATAAAATAAGAAAGAGTAATTGATTTTTAGTTTCTTAAAGTTATAATAAAAGTGTGAAATATAATTTCAAAGAGGGTGGCAATATGTTAGAAAATTTATCGACAGAACATCGTAATGAGAAAACAATGAATTTGGATGAGATGAGCATAAAAGAAGTGTTGCAAAGTATGAATGAAGAAGATCGAACTGTTGCGTTAGCAGTTGAAAAAGAGATAGAACAAATTGAAAAGGTTGTACAGACTGTTATTAAATCTTTTGAAGAAGAGGGACGTTTAATTTACATTGGTGCTGGTACGAGTGGTCGTTTAGGTATTCTAGATGCAGTGGAATGTCCGCCGACATTTGGCACGGATGATAAAATGGTGCAAGGATTTATAGCAGGTGGATTGAAAGCGTTTACTAAAGCGGTGGAAGGTGCCGAAGATCGCGAAGAGTTAGCAGAAGAAGATTTAAAAAGTATTGGATTAAATGAGAAAGATACAGTGATTGGAATTGCTGCAAGTGGCAGAACTCCTTACGTAATTGGCGGCTTGAAATACGCACAGAGTGTAGGAGCGAGTACAGCGAGTATTTCTTGTAATAAAAATGCTGAAATAAGTAAATATGCAAAGTTAAATGTGGAAGTAGAGACAGGTGCAGAAATATTAACAGGATCAACGCGTTTAAAAGCTGGTACAGCACAAAAATTAGTGTTGAATATGATTTCAACAGCTTCGATGATTGGTGTAGGAAAAGTATATAAAAACTTAATGGTAGATGTTCAATCCACAAATGAAAAGTTAGTAGAACGGTCAAAACGAATTATTGTGGAAGCAACAGGCGCTAGTTATGAAGTAGCGGCAGAGTATTATGAAAAGGCAGAACGTAACGTAAAAGCTGCCATTGTTATGGTGTTGTTGCAGTGTGAATATGGGGAAGCACTGGAGAAACTAAAATACGCTAAAGGGTTTGTGAAGAAAGCACTATAAAATAATAGGGAGGGGGATTCTATTATGAAGAAAGAAGAGAGAATGGCCAAGGAAATTTCGGAGCAACTTGGAGGAATAAAAAATATTCGTAGTATTGCTCATTGTATGACGAGACTACGATTAACGCTTCATGATGAAAGTAAAGTAAATATGGACCTTTTAAAAAAAGTTGAAGGCGTTATGGGTGTTATAGAAGATGAGACGCTTCAAGTTGTCGTTGGTCCAGGAACAGTAAATAAAGTAGCAGCTGAAATGGAAGGCTTAACAGGACTACGAATTGGTGAGGTAGCAGATCATCACCTTGAAGATATTGGGCAAGAGATGAAATCAGAGATTAAGAAGAAAAATAATACACCGGTGAAAAACTTTTTACGAAAAATAGGAAGTATTTTCATTCCGTTAATTCCAGGACTTGTTGCGTCAGGAATTATAAACGGGGTTGCTAACTTTGCGAAAAACGCTGGTGCTGATCCAAATGCAACGTGGTTACAAATGTTACTACTCATTGGCGGCGGTATCTTTACATTCTTAGGAATTTTAGTCGGTTGGAATACAGCGAAAGAGTTCGGCGGGACACCGGTTCTTGGGGCAATTGCTGGCATTTTAATTTTCAACCCAGCGATGGCAAACGTAAAATTGTTTGGTGAAGCATTAGTGCCCGGACGTGGCGGATTGTTCGCAGTTATTTTTGCAGCATGGCTTATGGTTGTAGTGGAAAGACAAGTTCGAAAAGCAGTGCCGAATGCAATTGATATTATCGTGACACCACTCATTACTGTATTAGTTGTAAGTATCGTAACGATGTTAGCCATTCAGCCATTAGCAGGTTTCTTATCAGATGGTATTACGAGCGGAATTAATGCTATTTTAAATATTGGCGGAGCATTTGCTGGCGCAGTACTTGCGGGAACATTTTTACCTCTCGTTATGGTCGGATTGCATCACGGTTTAACACCAATTCATATGGAATTTATTAATCAAACACACGTAACACCTTTATTACCAGTACTCGCAATGGCTGGTGCTGGCCAAGTAGGCGCAGCAATTGCGATTTATGTGAAAACAAAAAACAAACGACTTCGAAATGTAATTAAAGGTGGATTGCCAGTTGGCTTTTTAGGAATTGGTGAGCCGTTATTATACGGGGTTACATTACCACTTGGGAAACCGTTTATTACTGCTTGTTTAGGAGCGGCTGTCGGTGGTGCTTTCCAAGCAGTTATGCAAACGGCTTCACTTGGAATTGGCGTATCAGGGCTATCTTTAATTCCGTTAATTGCTGACAATAAATATTTACTATATTTCTTAGGTTTAGTAATTGCATATACTTTCGGATTTATCTTTACGTACTTCTTCGGATTTAAAGAAGAAATGGCAGAAAACGTATAGAGAAAGGGATTCCTTTCTCTTTTTCTATTAATAGAAAGGGAGATTTATATGATCGGAGTTTCCATTTATCTTTCAAAAGAACGAGTAGAGAAACAAGAAGAGTGGCTAAAAGTAGCGAAGGAAAATGGGTTTACATCTATTTTTACATCACTGCACATTCCAGAAGATGATCCAAATACGTATAAAGAGTTAATTCAAATATTAGGGAAAAAAGCTCTTGCACATGAAATGGAGCTAATGGTTGATGTTTCTCCAAAATCGTTACACCATTTAGGGCTAACATATGAAAATGTGGAAGAGTTATTGAACTGGGGCATTACCGGTTTAAGAATGGACTATGGCATCACGCCAAAAGAAATCGCCCGCGTATCTCACAAGATGAAAGTAGCTTTAAATGCGAGTACGATTACAAAGTCATTTTGGAAAGAGTTACTTGCAGAACATATAAGAGTAGAGAATGTAGAAGCGTGGCATAATTTTTACCCACGTCCAGAGACGGGACTAGCAAAGTCCTTCTTACAAAAACAAAATCAATATTTACAGAAGTGCGGAATAAAGACGATGGCATTTATTCCAGGAGATGCGGAAAAACGTGGTCCGTTATATGAGGGGTTACCAACGTTAGAAAAACATCGCAATATGCGCCCGCTTGAAGCGTACTTAGAACTTGTACAAGATTGTGGTGTTGATAAAGTATTGATTGGAGATATAAGCGCAAGTTTAGAAAGTATGCAAGAAGTAGCTAGTGCAAGTAGAGGGATTATTCCATTGCGTTACAAATCATTTATAACTGATAAAGAAGTATTAAAAGTGGTAGAGCAAGTGCATACAAATAGACTAGATCCGTCTCGTGATGCTATTCGATCTGTAGAATCAAGGGAAGGAAATAGAGTGATGTTACAGCCGATGCATACAATTGTAAGAAAGAAAGGTAGCATTACAATTGATAATGAATTGTACGGTAGATATGCAGGAGAGATGCAAGTTGCCACACATGATTTACCTGTAGATGAGAAAGTGAATGTTGTTGGAATGGTTGTAGAAGAGGATATTTCTTTATTGCCGTATGTTGGCGCTGGAAAAATGTTTCAACTTTTTTGTGCGATAGAGTAAAAGCTTGAATTAGCGCTATTTTGTAAGAAAACATTATCCGTAAAAGGGATAATGTTTTTTGTTTTCTTTAAAAAAGTATTTGACGAATGAATTGAAATACCGTATTGTTTTGACTTGTAAATAAAAGTTCACTATAACAAAACGAAAAGGAGAGTTCAAAATGAACCAATATATTGGGAATTTAATTATTCGTATCGTGTTAGGAGTAACGTTCTTTGCGCACGGTTTAGCGAAGTTTCAATCAGGTATCGATAACGTAGCAGGATGGTTTACAAGCATCGGCTTACCAGGTGGCCTTGCATACGGCGTAGCAACAGTTGAATTAGTTGGTGGTATATTATTAATTATCGGTTTAGGTGTACGATATGTAGGATTGTTATTCGCTCTTATTTTAGCTGGAGCTATCGTAAAGGTAAATGGAGCAGCAGGTTTATTAGGAGATGGAAAGAATCCAGGATATGAATTAGATCTTGCATTATTATCAATGGGTGCGTATTTATTCGTAGTAAAAGCAGAAGGATATGTAGATCGTTTCTTAAAAGAGAAAGTAATGAAAACGAAGTAAATTTTATTTATAAATGTTGACTTGAAGAAATATTGTAACTATAATGATTACAACTAATGAATTACGAATGAAACAATTTAAATATTTTTTTACACAAGATGTAACTACATTGGTTACGTCTTGTGTAAAAATAAATAAACGGGAGGAAGTAATATGCCTAAATCAAATTTAGAAATTATTAAAAGCACGTATGAAGGATCAGCTTCTTCAAATGCAAAGCATTTAGCAGAAGCCTTCTCTGAAAAAGTGGAATGGACAGAGGCAGAAGGGTTCCCGTATGGCGGAACATATAAAGGCGTAGAAGCTATAATGGAAAATGTATTTAGCCGTTTAGGATCAGAATGGGATGATTATAAAGCAAGTGTAAATACGTATCATGAAGTAAACGGAAAAGATGTAATTATTGCTGAAGGTGTTTATTCAGGAATTTATAAAGAAACGGGAAAATCATTTGAAGCAGAATTTGTTCATGTATGGCAACTTGAGAACGGAAAAATTGTGAAGTTTAAGCAATATGTAGATAGTCATATTGTTAGGGAAGCGATGAAGAGATAATGCTTTTTAAATGGATCGTAGGTATATGCATTACAATTATAGTAATTTTCTCGTCTATAGTTGGCGGAAAGAAATTGCTTGCATATGTGGAAAAAGAAAATAAAAATATTCAAATCGAGCGAGCGGCAAACGAAAAAGAGAAAAAAGCTGCAGAAGAAGCTCCGCAAATTAGTGAAGGTGAAATTATTTCTACTATGCATAAAATGGTGCACCAAAAGGTAAAATCCTCTGAAAAATGGGGATTTGTAGAGATGACAAAAAAGGAGATTTCTAATGTAAAAAGAGATATTGAAAATAGTACAGGTTTTCAATATAAAATGAAGTTATTTTCTATTATAAATAGATGGGAAAAAGGAGATTTTTCTCAAACTGTTGAGGAGCATAACTTTTTATGGAGCCTTCAAGGTGGAGATACTGGCAAGGCGACGGAACGTTTATCGCCAGAAGAGGAAAAGCAGTATATAAAAGAAATGAAGAGTAAATAAAAACATCGCCAACCCAGATGACGATGTTTTTTCATTAAGAATGTTTTCGTATTAAAGGTCTAGTTGGCTGAACGGCAACAGTTTTGAAATGAGAAAATAAATAACATCCTGTTACAACGACCATTGTCCCTACAATTTGTATCCACGTTAATTCTTCACCGAGGAAAAGGAATGCTAAAATCGCTGTGAAAATCGGATTGAAGTTTAGAAAAATCCCGGATGTCGTAGCTCCTAATTTTTGTACACCAATATTCCAAAATACCATACAAAGAACTGTCGAAATAAGCCCAGTATATAAAAGTGATGTGATGAAAGAAGTATTTATATTTGAAACAGTGAAGCTACCTATGTTAAACGGTAGTAATAAAATAACGCCGAAAATACCAGAGTACAACGTTGCCATAAGTGGTGTAGTTGTTTTTGTTGCCCATTTACTACAAACAGAATAGATTCCCCAAATACAAACTGCTGCAATCATCCATAAATCGCCACTATTAAAATGTAGTGAAAATAAAAGCGAGAAATCACCTTTTAATAGGACGAGGATAACCCCGAAGAATGAAAGAATCATGGATAGAATTTGAAGTGTATTTACTTTTTCTTTTAGAAATAATACTGAAAATAGTGCAATGGAAATCGCATTTAATGTAGAAATAAGTCCTACATTCGTTGCGGATGTTTTTTCTAGTGCTAGAAATTGAAAGATGTTAAAAAGAGCGACCCCTGAAATTCCCATGAGTATTAACGGAAGTATGGCAGCGCGAGGTGGAATGATTTTCTTTTCTTTAAACCATACCATCGGTAATAAACAAACGATCGCAATCATCCATCTTAAGCTTGTAAGTGTCATCGGAGACGCGTGATCGACGAGTGATTTTCCAACGACGAAATTTCCTCCCCATAATAAGCTCGTTAGTAATAATAAAAAGACATAAAAATAAGGCATATAAAAATCCCCTTTGTTGTAATCAATATGAATTGTAAATAATTTTAGCATTTTTCTTTATTATGTAATATATTCTTTTGTATAATGGGGAAAAGTCGATAAAATATTTTGTTTTGGATGATATTTACAGAAAGATATTCGGTTTTATATAGGTTATAAGTTGTTTTTTCGAATAATCATCGGTAAGAAAAAGGGGGAATTTTGATGGAGTCGTCAGTTATTAAAGTGTTAGATGATTTAGACGTACAAATTTTAGATATATTGCAGAAGGAGTCTCAAGTAAGTAATGCAGAGCTTGCGCGACGCGTTAATTTATCGCCAGCTGCGATGCATGCGAGAATAAAAAGATTAGATGGAGAAGGGTTCATTGATAAGCTAGTAGCCATTTTAAATCAAGAAAAGCTTGGTTTTGATTTGTTATGCTTCATTTTTATGAGCACGAATATTCATCAATCGGATAAACTGGAAGTGCTGGAAAAAGAATTAGAAGCAATGCCTGAAGTGTTAGAATGTCACTGTTTAACAGGAGAGTATGATTATTTATTAAAAGTTGCAAATCGTGATCGTAAAGAGTTGGAGCAGTTTATTAGAAAGCTGAATAAGCTTGGTATTACAAGGATACAGACGAGTTTGGCACTTCGTGAAATTAAATATTCAACAGTATTGCCGATACGAGATGAGGAACCAAGCATCGATTAGATTGCTTGGTTTTTTGTTTGTATAAAGTGATTGACGAGAAGAAAAGAGAGATGTATTATTATATAAAATTATGTATTAAAATTCATTTTAGGTTATAAATATTAATATCGGGGGCAAGGGGAGAGCATATGAAAATCTGTAATGCGGTTACGAGTGATGTGAAAGAAATTTATAGTCTTATTGAGGTTTATGCAAAAGAGGGAGTTGTTTTACCACGTTCTCTTTTGTCTCTTTATCAATATTTGCAATGTTTATATGTTATGAAAGAAGAAGAGAAAGTTGTTGGAGTTGCTGGTTTACATGTGTTAGGAGAGGACCTTGCAGAAGTTCGGTCGTTAGTCGTTTCGCATACATATGCAGGGAAAGGAATCGGGCGTATGTTAGTAAATCATGTAATAAATGAAGCAGTGAAAATAAAAGTAAGTAGAGTCATTTCTTTAACATATGAAACAGAATTTTTTCAAAAGTGTGGATTTGATTTTGTGAATAGAGATGCGCTACCAGAGAAAGTATGGGTTGATTGTAGACATTGTCCAAAGGTTGATTATTGTGATGAGGTGGCGATGATTCGATATGTTGGATGAAATAAAAGGAAAAAAGAGCAGCTAGCAAAAGCTAACTGCTCCATTCAAGGGATCTCTCCAAGGGGGAGTGGAGAAAATATTATGTTACTAGCATTATTGACAGATTATTAGGAAATATACAAATCGGATGAAAGAAATTTTAAATAAACTTTCGGCATTGACAGTTTTTAAAATGTTCATGTACAATACATATGAATGACATTCAGTCATTTTTGAAAATAGCAGGATGTAGTTTGCTTGGAAACGGAACAAATATAAATGGTAAATGAGGATGATATTTGTTTTTATATAGTATTGATGAAAGAGTATATTTTTTTAAAACAAAAATGACTGATAGTCAGTCATAAGAGGTGAGAGGTATGAAAAATAAAGCTTGGTTATATGTCATATTAACATGTATCTTTGAAATTTTTTGGGTGTTTGGTTTTAATACGGCCAATACTTGGTGGCATTGGATCGTTATTTTAGGAGTTATTGCTGTTGATTTTTACTTTCTTTCTAAAGCTTGTGAACATCTTGCAACAGGAACTGTATATGCTGTTTTCGCCGGAGCTGGTACGGTAGGTACTTTCTTAATGGATGTATTTCTTTTCGGTGGAAGTTTCAGTGCAGGTAAACTATTCTTCATTCTTATGGTAGTAGCCGGTGTTATCGGTTTAAAGTTAGCTGACAATAAAGAAGAAACTGTGGAAGGAGCTGCTTAAAAATGGGTTGGTTTTTCGTATTGTGTGCTGCAATTAGTGAAATAGTCGGTGTGATAGGACTTAAAATGTATAGTAAAGATAAGACATTAGCCAATGGTGCGATTTATATAGGTGGGTTTGCTACATCCTTCGCATTTTTGTATACATCTTTCTTATTTTTACAAGTCAGTGTCGCGTATGCGGTTTGGATTGGTATTGGAACAGCGGGAGCCGTTTTATTAAACATGTTCTTGTTTGGTGAGTCGAAAAGTAAAGCACGTATCATTAGTGTGGCTCTTATTGTATGCGGAGTGACAGGATTAAAGGCACTTTCTTAAAGATATATTGTATTTTTATCTCCTAATTGTTTATTAGGAGATTTTATTATAAAAAAATGACTTCCTCTTAGAGTTCACTATCATTGACAGTACAATCGATTATCTTATAAAATGAGTGACAGTCATTCAATATGCGTGTGAAAGGGTTTAGATGATGAATAAAAAAGAGAAAATTGTCTATGCAGCTATTGAAGTGTTTCAGGAGAAGGGCGTCGAAAAAACGAAGATTTCTGATATCGTGAAATTAGCTGGCATTGCGCAAGGAACTTTCTATTTATATTTTCCTTCTAAGCTATCTGTTATGCCTGCAATAGCAGAAGTGATGGTTGAAAAGATGATACTTGCAGTGAAAGAAAAAGTACAAAAAGATGTACCTTTTTCAAATAAAGTGGCACAAGTAATTGATGCGGTGTTTCACTTTATAGAGGAATACCGTGAAATACAAGCTTTAATGTATGCGGGTCTTGCATCTACTGAACATATAAAAGAGTGGGAAGCTGTATATGAGCCTCTTTATATGTGGTTAAGCGAATTTTTAAGTGAGGCGAAAGAAGCTGGTGAAATTCGTGATTCGGTTCACGCAGAACGAACAGCGAAGTTATTTATCGCTCTTGTTGAATCAGCAGCGGAACAAGTGTATTTATATGATCATAAAGATGATGAGCAGGTGGATTTGCAAAAGGAAGAAGTACTAGATTTTTTAACACATGCACTACATATAAAGAAGTAGTAAGATGAACCTGTCTGAGAAGGTAGGTTCATTTTTGAGGAAAAATGAATGATAGTCATTCACCTAATACTTATGTATGTGTGGAAGGATAGAGTGAAATTCTAATGAGTGGAGGCATCTCTACTCATGATTAGCCCACAAATAGCAGGATAAAGAAAAAGCTTCTTGGGCATTATTTTTTGAGAGGAGCTTACGGGAAGAGGTGTTAAAAGTGAAGAAACCGATAAAAGAACAAAAGATGGTACTGGTCATTCTTTTGAGTAATATATTTATCGCTTTTCTAGGGATTGGATTAATCATTCCGGTTATGCCGTCCTTTATGAATGACATGCATTTAACAGGGAAGACGATGGGGTATCTCGTTGCAGTGTTTGCAATGGCTCAGCTTATTGCTTCACCTATTACAGGCCGGTGGGTTGATCTTTACGGTAGGAAGAAAATGATAATCATTGGATTATTTATTTTTGGTGTTTCAGAGCTTCTTTTTGGATTAGGAAAAGATGTGTGGATGCTTTATGTAGCGAGGGTGTTAGGCGGAATTAGTGCTGCTTTTATTATGCCTGGTGTTACGGCATATGTTGCGGATATTACATCTATTCAGGAACGTCCAAAGGCGATGGGATACTTATCTGCGGCTATTAGTACTGGATTCATTATAGGGCCTGGAATCGGCGGATTTATTGCAGAATACGGTATACGTGTGCCGTTTTTTGTTGCAGCAGCAATTGCCTTTATAGCATGTGTGATTTCGATATTTATTTTAAAAGAACCTTTAACGAAAGAAGAGCTTGCAGAGATTTCTTCTAATACGAAAGAATCAAGCTTTATTGGTGATTTAAAGAAATCATTACATCCAATGTATGCAATTGCATTTATTATCGTATTTGTACTCGCATTCGGATTATCAGCATATGAAACTGTGTTTAGTCTGTTCTCTGATCATAAATTTGGATTCACACCGAAAGATATCGCAGCAATTATTACAATTAGTTCAATCTTTGGGGTAGTTGTGCAAGTATTTATGTTTGGCAAATTGGTAGACATGTTCGGTGAGAAAGTATTAATTCAAATATGTTTAATTGTAGGTGCAGTGTTAGCATTCGTCTCAACTGTAGTCTTTAATTATTGGATTGTACTTCTCGTTACGTGCTTTATTTTCCTTGCATTTGATTTACTTCGTCCAGCTTTAACGACGTTTTTATCAAAAGCAGCTGGAAAAGAGCAAGGATTCGTTGCTGGGATGAACTCGACTTATACGAGTTTAGGAAATATCGCAGGACCAGCGATGGGCGGAATATTATTTGATATGAATATTCATTATCCATATGCATTTTCAGGCGTTGTTTTAATAGTTGGTCTCGGCATTACATTTATGTGGAGAGAGAAACAGTTGGCTGAAAGTTTTGCGAAGTAATGAGAATAAAGAATGATTGGAAAGCCCCTTTTTGTAAGGGGCTTTTTTGCATGTTAATACATGGATGGCTGTATCCATAACTTCGCAAAATTTGCCCAGCCGAATGAATCAATTGTTACGTTTTTTAAAGAAGAAGGGTATGTTTTTCTTTTTAAAACGTGATAGTTAAATAAAATGATGTGCTCTACTTGTAAAAATTCTTCGATTTCATACATGAGCTCATAGCGTTCTTCTTTATTTGCCTCTAATAAAAATGTATCAAGTAAACAGTTAATTTGTTTTTCATAGTGCGGATCCATGAACCGATTTACGAAGCAACTTTTATTTTTAAACACATTTAAGAATGCGAGTTCATGGTCAGCAGCAAATACTTCTCCCATGAAAATAATATCGGCATGTGTATCGATAGAACGATCCATATAATCTGAAACGAGAAATGGGTGAAGTTCTACATGTATGCCTAATTGTTCGCAACGTTCTTTTAGGAAATATGCGTCATTTGCACTGTCTTTAAATGCGAAGAAATAAATATGAATCGTTTCTCCGTTATAGGTGCTCTTTTTTAAATACTCTTTCGCTTTTTCTAAAGAGTAGGACCTTTTAGTAGCTTGGCGGCTTCTATCAGGGAAGAAGCTTGATGCAGCAATTGTTCGTCTACCCTCTATGTTACGAAGTATCATTTCAACATCATATAGTTCTCTCCAAGCTTTTCGAAAGTAAATGTCGTGATGAGGACCAGGTTTTGTAAAGTTGAAGCCAGCATAAATACAGCCTATTTCTTCTATTTGTATATCATGCCTTTCATTTTCCTCTTCGTTTGGTAGTTCATAATCAGCATCTATTTGCACATGGTCAGGAATACCCCAAAATTCAATACGGTCTAATAACGCGCGCTCTTTAAAATAATGGGTGAACGCTTCGAGTACGATATTATCTTCAGAGTAATGAGCAAGTTTGAAAGGTCCAGTACCTATATAATGATTATTTTGAATACTAGCATCACGCGGTAAAATTGCGAGCTGCATTGAACTTACATAGTGTAAGAAAAATAGATTTGGTTTTGCTAAATGGAATTGAATTTGCAGTGTTGATGGTGTTTCAATTTGAACAATTTCTTCTGTTAACCAATCGAAAGGAGAGTGAACTTGCTTTAATCGTTCAAATGAAAATTGTACATCTTTAGAAGTTAAAACTGTTTCGTTATGAAAATATACATCCTTTCGTAAATAAAAAGTCCATGTAAGCCCGTCTTCACTTAATTCCCACGTATGCGCAATGTGTGGTTCCATTTTTTCAGTAACATCGTTATAAACGACTAACGTATCAAAAATTTGACTCGTAAGATGGCTTTCTGTAGTTACAGCTACAAAAGCTGGATCTAATGGAAATATCTTTCTCGATATAGGAATCTTTAATATGTCGTACATATCATTTGAAGGTTCGTATCCAAAATGATGATGTAGTTTATTTTCTATCTTTTTTTGAAGTGCAAGGGGGAGGGGGCCTTTTAAAAGAAGAAAAACGTCTTTTAATTTTTCTTTCGCTAACAGTTCATCTGCATAGGATTCAATCGCTTCTACGAAATTATGTGAAAATAGAATTTCCGTTTTATTTCCGCGTCCTCGTCCTGGAGTCCAGCTAATTAATTGCTCCTCGCTCATTTTCTTTAATAAAATCTTTACGTTTTTCGTACTGCAATATAAAACATCTGCTAATTCTTGTAAGCTATTTCGTATATGTTGTTGATCTTGTGCATGTAATCTTAATCGAATGTAATAGTCCATAATTTTCATATATACACTTCCTTCTATCATAAAAGGGGAAACTCTTTAGAATATTCTAACCTTTTTCTTCCTTTTTTTCAAAGTAAAATAAGTAAGCATAAGGAGGGGAAACAATGGGATTTTGGAGTATGCATCGAAATATAAAAATTAGAATTATAACATCATTTTTAACACGTACTGTGTCCACGATGATTTTTCCATTTATGGCGATTTATTTTTCAATAAAGTTAGGTAGTGCGATTGCTGGTGCGTTACTACTCATTAATGTCATAGCTTCATTAGTAATTGGTTTATACGGTGGATATGTTGGAGACCGGCTTGGGCGTAAAAAGGTTATGATTATCGGTCAAAGTATACAAGTCATTTCCATTGCTTGTATGGGAGTTGCGAATTCGGATTACATTGACTCACCATGGCTAACATTTGTGTTTATGTTAGTGAATAGTTTAGGGTCTGGACTTATGAATCCTGCGACAGAGGCGATGTTAATTGATGTGAGTACACCTGAAAATCGAAAAGTGATGTACAGCATTAGTTACTGGGCTATTAATTTATCGATTGCCATTGGAGCGATATTTGGAGGATTACTATTTGAAAACTATAGACTACAATTGTTTATCGTATTAACGCTTGTTGCCATTATGACTTTATATGTGATGGCTGTGTATATGGAAGAAGTGTATGTAGCACGAAAAACGGTGGAGAAGAAAAATGTATTAAAAGATATGGTAGATAGTTATAAAGTCGTGATGAAAGATAAAGCATTTTTAATTTTTTGTGCAGCGAGTATATGTACATTATCGTTAGAGTTTCAAATTAATAATTATTTAGGGGTACGTTTGCAGAAGGAATTTGAAACGGTGCACTTTTTATTCGGGGATGGTTTTACGTTTGATTTAACAGGTATTCGCATGTTGAGCTGGATTTCTGCAGAGAATACAATTTTAGTTGTGTTATGTTCAGCACTTCTTATTAAAATGCTGAAAAGCTTCAATGATTTGAAAATCTTATATGTAGGCTTATTCATTTACACGATTGGATTTACAATACTCGGAACAAGCAATAGTTTATGGATTTTATTAATTGCAGGGCTGTTCCAAACGGTAGGGGAGATGATGTATGTGCCAGTACGTCAATCTATTATGGCAGATATAGTGCCAAATGAGGCAAGAGGCTCATACATGGCGATTAACGGAATGGTCTTTCAAGTGGCAAAAATGAACGGAGCATTAGGTGTTATGCTAGGTTCATTTCTTGCATCTTGGGGCATGAGTGCTCTGTACTTTATCGTGGGTATGAGCAGTATTTTATTATTTATGAAGGCGATTGGGAGAGAGAAGTATGAGGGGGAGGCTTCTCAGATTGGATAAAATGATATGAAAAGCG
This genomic interval from Bacillus thuringiensis contains the following:
- the murQ gene encoding N-acetylmuramic acid 6-phosphate etherase gives rise to the protein MLENLSTEHRNEKTMNLDEMSIKEVLQSMNEEDRTVALAVEKEIEQIEKVVQTVIKSFEEEGRLIYIGAGTSGRLGILDAVECPPTFGTDDKMVQGFIAGGLKAFTKAVEGAEDREELAEEDLKSIGLNEKDTVIGIAASGRTPYVIGGLKYAQSVGASTASISCNKNAEISKYAKLNVEVETGAEILTGSTRLKAGTAQKLVLNMISTASMIGVGKVYKNLMVDVQSTNEKLVERSKRIIVEATGASYEVAAEYYEKAERNVKAAIVMVLLQCEYGEALEKLKYAKGFVKKAL
- a CDS encoding PTS transporter subunit EIIC, giving the protein MKKEERMAKEISEQLGGIKNIRSIAHCMTRLRLTLHDESKVNMDLLKKVEGVMGVIEDETLQVVVGPGTVNKVAAEMEGLTGLRIGEVADHHLEDIGQEMKSEIKKKNNTPVKNFLRKIGSIFIPLIPGLVASGIINGVANFAKNAGADPNATWLQMLLLIGGGIFTFLGILVGWNTAKEFGGTPVLGAIAGILIFNPAMANVKLFGEALVPGRGGLFAVIFAAWLMVVVERQVRKAVPNAIDIIVTPLITVLVVSIVTMLAIQPLAGFLSDGITSGINAILNIGGAFAGAVLAGTFLPLVMVGLHHGLTPIHMEFINQTHVTPLLPVLAMAGAGQVGAAIAIYVKTKNKRLRNVIKGGLPVGFLGIGEPLLYGVTLPLGKPFITACLGAAVGGAFQAVMQTASLGIGVSGLSLIPLIADNKYLLYFLGLVIAYTFGFIFTYFFGFKEEMAENV
- a CDS encoding DUF871 domain-containing protein: MIGVSIYLSKERVEKQEEWLKVAKENGFTSIFTSLHIPEDDPNTYKELIQILGKKALAHEMELMVDVSPKSLHHLGLTYENVEELLNWGITGLRMDYGITPKEIARVSHKMKVALNASTITKSFWKELLAEHIRVENVEAWHNFYPRPETGLAKSFLQKQNQYLQKCGIKTMAFIPGDAEKRGPLYEGLPTLEKHRNMRPLEAYLELVQDCGVDKVLIGDISASLESMQEVASASRGIIPLRYKSFITDKEVLKVVEQVHTNRLDPSRDAIRSVESREGNRVMLQPMHTIVRKKGSITIDNELYGRYAGEMQVATHDLPVDEKVNVVGMVVEEDISLLPYVGAGKMFQLFCAIE
- a CDS encoding DoxX family protein, whose amino-acid sequence is MNQYIGNLIIRIVLGVTFFAHGLAKFQSGIDNVAGWFTSIGLPGGLAYGVATVELVGGILLIIGLGVRYVGLLFALILAGAIVKVNGAAGLLGDGKNPGYELDLALLSMGAYLFVVKAEGYVDRFLKEKVMKTK
- a CDS encoding nuclear transport factor 2 family protein, producing MPKSNLEIIKSTYEGSASSNAKHLAEAFSEKVEWTEAEGFPYGGTYKGVEAIMENVFSRLGSEWDDYKASVNTYHEVNGKDVIIAEGVYSGIYKETGKSFEAEFVHVWQLENGKIVKFKQYVDSHIVREAMKR
- a CDS encoding PRK06770 family protein: MLFKWIVGICITIIVIFSSIVGGKKLLAYVEKENKNIQIERAANEKEKKAAEEAPQISEGEIISTMHKMVHQKVKSSEKWGFVEMTKKEISNVKRDIENSTGFQYKMKLFSIINRWEKGDFSQTVEEHNFLWSLQGGDTGKATERLSPEEEKQYIKEMKSK
- a CDS encoding DMT family transporter, with translation MPYFYVFLLLLTSLLWGGNFVVGKSLVDHASPMTLTSLRWMIAIVCLLPMVWFKEKKIIPPRAAILPLILMGISGVALFNIFQFLALEKTSATNVGLISTLNAISIALFSVLFLKEKVNTLQILSMILSFFGVILVLLKGDFSLLFSLHFNSGDLWMIAAVCIWGIYSVCSKWATKTTTPLMATLYSGIFGVILLLPFNIGSFTVSNINTSFITSLLYTGLISTVLCMVFWNIGVQKLGATTSGIFLNFNPIFTAILAFLFLGEELTWIQIVGTMVVVTGCYLFSHFKTVAVQPTRPLIRKHS